A stretch of Lathyrus oleraceus cultivar Zhongwan6 chromosome 6, CAAS_Psat_ZW6_1.0, whole genome shotgun sequence DNA encodes these proteins:
- the LOC127091508 gene encoding uncharacterized protein LOC127091508: MGLSRNSISQPEIDDAGGASEFGFSSIRGRFPFKRNPSYNRDRLKSASDRHLPRSATSSRSHLHNRFTRKGLLSFCPFFITKSGLYALIFAVVFLFALASIALQSSITSVFRQRNEHSLNLRQGLKFGSTLKFVPGKVSQKFLSGDGLDRLRSLPRIAVRAPRIALVLGHMTVDPQSLMLVTVIQNLQKLGYVFKIFAVGRGNARPMWEKIGDGVSPLSTEQQGQIDWSNFEGVIVDSLEAKEAISSLMQEPFCSVPLIWIIQEDSLSRRLSFYEQMGWQHLISHWRSAFSRASAIVFPDFTYPMLYSELDTGNFFVIPGSPVDVWAAESYSKTHTRDQLREHSGFGKNDMVVLVVGSSIFYDDLSWEYAVAMHSIGPLLTKYARRNDATESFKFVFLCGNSTDGYDDALEEVASRLGLPHGSIRHYGLNGDVNSVLLIADIVLYGSAQDVQGFPPLLIRAMTFEIPVIAPDFPILRKYIVDGVHGVFYSKHNPEALMNAFSLLLSSGRLSKFAQAVGSSGRQFAKNVLALDCITGYARLLENVLSFPSDSSLPGPVSQIQQGAWEWSFFQSEIELDIDLLKMNDNFSKEKVTVVHAVEKELAGLNYSTNIIDNGTDVPILDELTKLDWDILREIEISEESEMLEMEQVEERLEKDVGVWDEIYRSARKSEKLKFEANERDEGELERTGQPVCIYEIYSGAGAWPFLHHGSLYRGLSLSRRSQRQSSDDVDAVGRLPFLNETYYRDILCEMGGLFAIANRVDSIHRRPWIGFQSWRAAGRKVSLSVEAEKVLEETMHESVRGDVIYFWGRVDLDGSVIGSNNALTFWSMCDILNGGNCRNVFQDSFRQMYALPPNAEGLPPMPEDGGYWSALHSWVMPTPSFLEFVMFSRMFVDSIDAFHRDSGKYSMCLLGSSEIEEKHCYCRVLELLINVWAYHSARKMVYINPNTGSMEEQHLIEHRKGYMWAKYFNSSLLKSMDEDLGEAADDGDDPRENWLWPMTGEVHWQGIYEREREERYRTKMDKKRKTKEKLYERMKYGYKQKSLGL, encoded by the exons ATGGGCCTCTCCCGCAACTCCATTTCGCAACCGGAGATCGACGATGCCGGCGGTGCCAGCGAGTTTGGATTCTCCTCGATCCGAGGTCGATTCCCTTTCAAACGTAACCCTAGCTATAACCGTGACCGACTAAAATCAGCTTCCGATCGTCATTTACCTAGGTCCGCCACCAGTAGCCGATCTCACCTCCATAACCGTTTCACTCGCAAAGGCTTACTCTCTTTCTGTCCTTTCTTCATAACCAAGTCTGGATTGTACGCATTGATCTTCGCTGTTGTTTTCCTCTTCGCACTCGCTTCTATTGCTTTGCAGAGCTCTATTACCTCCGTCTTTCGCCAGCGTAACGAGCATTCGTTAAATCTCCGCCAAGGCCTTAAGTTCGGTAGCACGCTCAAGTTCGTTCCTGGTAAGGTTTCTCAAAAGTTCCTCTCTGGCGATGGTCTCGATCGGCTTCGCTCTCTGCCTAGGATTGCTGTTCGTGCTCCCAGAATAGCTCTA GTTTTAGGCCACATGACGGTAGATCCCCAATCATTGATGTTGGTTACTGTAATTCAGAATCTACAGAAGTTGGGTTATGTGTTTAAG ATTTTTGCAGTAGGGCGTGGGAACGCTCGCCCAATGTGGGAAAAGATAGGTGATGGCGTTTCTCCTTTGAGTACAGAACAGCAAGGCCAGATTGACTGGTCAAA TTTTGAAGGTGTCATTGTTGACTCGCTAGAAGCAAAAGAAGCCATTTCAAG CCTTATGCAGGAGCCTTTTTGTTCAGTACCATTGATATGGATTATTCAAGAAGATAGCCTTTCAAGACGTCTTTCATTTTATGAACAAATGGGTTGGCAACATCTTATTTCTCACTGGAGAAGTGCTTTTAGCAGAGCCAGTGCCATTGTCTTTCCAGATTTTACTTATCCG ATGTTATATAGTGAGCTTGACACTGGAAACTTCTTTGTGATTCCTGGATCGCCAGTAGATGTGTGGGCTGCAGAAAGCTATAGTAAGACCCACACTAGGGATCAGCTCAGGGAACATAGTGGATTTGGTAAAAATGATATGGTTGTTTTAGTTGTTGGGAGCTCAATCTTCTATGATGACCTATCTTGGGAATATGCTGTTGCAATGCATTCCATAGGGCCTCTGCTGACAAAATATGCAAGGAGGAATGATGCAACTGAGTCATTCAAGTTTGTTTTCCTATGTGGCAATTCAACTGATGGTTATGATGACGCTTTAGAG GAAGTTGCTTCACGTTTGGGACTTCCTCATGGTTCTATAAGACATTATGGCTTGAATGGTGATGTGAATAGTGTGCTACTGATAGCTGATATTGTTCTATATGGTTCTGCTCAAGATGTACAGGGTTTTCCTCCATTGTTAATCAGAGCAATGACTTTTGAAATCCCAGTCATTGCCCCTGATTTTCCTATATTACGAAAATAT ATTGTGGATGGAGTTCATGGGGTTTTTTATTCTAAACACAACCCCGAAGCTTTGATGAATGCTTTTTCGCTTCTTCTTTCAAGTGGAAGACTTTCTAAATTTGCTCAAGCTGTTGGATCATCTGGAAGACAGTTTGCTAAAAATGTGCTTGCTTTGGATTGCATAACTGGCTATGCGAGACTTCTGGAGAATGTACTAAGTTTTCCTTCAGATTCTTCACTGCCTGGCCCTGTTTCTCAAATTCAACAGGGAGCATGGGAATGGAGTTTTTTCCAGAGTGAAATAGAACTAGATATTGACTTACTAAAAATGAATGACAATTTTTCCAAAGAAAAAGTTACCGTTGTCCATGCTGTTGAGAAAGAGTTGGCTGGCCTTAATTATTCAACAAACATAATTGACAATGGAACGGATGTTCCAATACTAGATGAACTAACCAAATTGGATTGGGACATTCTGAGAGAAATTGAAATATCTGAAGAAAGTGAAATGCTCGAAATGGAACAG GTTGAAGAGAGGTTGGAGAAAGATGTTGGTGTTTGGGATGAGATATATCGGAGTGCTAGGAAATCTGAGAAACTGAAGTTTGAAGCCAATGAGCGGGATGAAGGGGAGCTTGAGAGAACAGGACAACCTGTCTGCATATATGAGATATACAGTGGTGCTGGAGCGTGGCCGTTTTTGCACCATGGCTCTTTATATCGCGGGTTAAGCCTT TCTAGAAGATCACAAAGACAAAGCTCTGATGATGTGGATGCTGTCGGCCGTTTGCCTTTTCTGAATGAGACATATTACCGTGACATTCTCTGTGAAATGGGAGGACTGTTTGCAATTGCAAATAGGGTGGATAGCATTCATAGGAGGCCTTGGATTGGGTTTCAGTCATGGCGTGCTGCTGGTAGGAAG GTATCACTGTCAGTGGAAGCTGAAAAGGTTTTGGAAGAGACAATGCATGAGAGTGTTAGAGGAGATGTAATCTATTTTTGGGGACGCGTGGACCTGGATGGGAGTGTCATAGGAAGCAACAATGCACTTACATTTTGGTCAATGTGTGATATCTTAAATGGAGGGAACTGCAG GAATGTTTTTCAAGATAGCTTCCGCCAGATGTATGCATTGCCCCCCAATGCTGAAGGACTACCCCCCATGCCTGAAGATGGAGGTTACTGGTCAGCTCTGCACAGTTGGGTGATGCCAACCCCTTCTTTCCTGGAGTTCGTAATGTTTTCTCG GATGTTCGTTGATTCCATTGATGCTTTTCACAGAGACTCCGGTAAATACAGCATGTGCTTGTTAGGCTCTTCAGAGATTGAG GAAAAACACTGTTACTGTCGAGTGTTGGAACTTCTTATCAATGTATGGGCTTATCATAGTGCACGAAAGATGGTATATATAAATCCTAATACTGGTTCTATGGAAGAGCAGCACCTAATTGAACATCGGAAGGGTTATATGTGGGCAAAATATTTCAACTCTTCGTTGTTAAAAAGTATGGATGAAGATCTAGGTGAAGCTGCAGATGATGGCGACGATCCAAGGGAAAATTGGTTGTGGCCAATGACAGGAGAGGTGCACTGGCAAGGGATTTATGAAAGGGAGAGAGAAGAAAGGTACAGAACAAAAATggataaaaaaagaaaaacaaaagagaaattATACGAAAGGATGAAGTATGGTTACAAGCAGAAATCACTTGGACTATAA